The segment AGGGGTGCCTCGCTCACCGAGGGGAACGGGAAGTCCTCGGCACGCTCGTCAAAGGGCAGGAGCGTATGCCAGTAGTCCAGCCCTTCCTGCAGCCGCTGGGGCGTCAGGCGATCCTGTGCGATGATGGGCCGCCAGGCAGCAAGGAACGCGGTGGCCAACTGCTGCGGCTCCAGCAGTCGCAATTTCAGGTCCAGTAGCGCAGGATCAACGTAAAAGGACGACGACCGATCCTTGATCCATTGCTCCTGCAACGCAATGATCTTCGCCAGCTCGGCAAGGGCTCCGGCGTCCAGCAGCAGCTCGTCCAGCGACCGCCACTTCTTCTGGTACTGCTTCAGCGTGCGCAGGAACCGCTTAACGTCTACATCAAACGGATCAGTCCCCTCAGCCTCCACCGTCTGGCAGAACTGGAGCAGCCGGAAGAGTTCGTCGAACTTCATCTGCTTGCCCTGGCCCTGCTGCTGCATTGGTGTGCTCATTTCCTCTTTTTTATTACGTTTGACTTCACACGTTAAGTAATCCTCAAGCGCCATACTACGGGTTATTCGAGGAGCAACTAGATCCGTACGCATGGGCAGTACTTCCGAAAACCGGGAGTTCTGAACGACACCGGGTAACTATTTAGAAGATCTTTCATGGTAACGATGGTGAGCTAATTGTGGGGGAAAAAAACGGTATATTCTTTCATAATGTGGTGGAGGGGTCATTCACCCTATAAATAGCTTGCGGAAGTGGGGCCGCTCGGAATCACTGACGATAGAGGGGGTTATAAGGTTAATGGGTGCTACAGCAAATTCGACTCGAAGATTATGCCGCAGAGTGCAAAATACCGTTTGTTGTGGTTGATTTAGATCCTCAACCTCCAACTTGTTGACAGCTTCATGATAGAGATAGTTTTAAATACTTACGTTACCCTTCCTTCCAGCATGATAACCAATAAGCGGGTACTTATGGGGATGGTTGGTGTGCTGTGTCTTCTTCTTGTTATGGTTTCACTCGTTCAGCCACAAGAAACGAGCTTGATAACCATAGGGGTTCCGACCGAGGTCAACCAGTGTGAGCCTTATCCTTATAATGTCACTATAACCGCCGAGGCTAAATACCCGCTGAACCTGACGGTCACTATTCCAAACGGTTTTATTTACAACGCTAATTCCTCACAGGTTAATTTCTCCGGGAGCATGCAGAATATAGAGCCCACGCAAACCGCAAACGGTACAAATTTGACATGGGACTTTTCTAATCTAGCCAGTGGCGTTAACGTTACGCACGTAAGCTTCAATCTCACACCCGGCTGTGGCGCGGAGAGTGGAAGGCGGCTCCGCGCTTTAGTTTATTATAATAATAGCAAAACAGATAGTGTAAATTCAGCCTCGATATTGGTGAACGAACCGTTTGTTACCATAACGATTAATCCTGAAGTCGCAGATGCTCATCTCAATGACACTATTACGTATGAGATCATCGTAAAAAATACCGGGTTCAGCCCCGCCTACAATGTCTCGCTCAACCTCACGCTCACCAATCTTACACTCGTTAATATCAGCACGAATAGTACCAGCTGGTCCTATGCCCTGCTCAATGTAAGCGAGACGAGGACCGAGACGGTTAACGTTACCGTGGCGGCCTGCGACAACCAATTCATGAACGTGAACATGTCGAGGAGTTGCCTGGGTGTGGTGTGTCAGTCGAGCTTTGCCAAAGGCAGCATCCGGTTCATTCCGCGGATACCTTTCGTGAAGATCATACCCCAAAATGTACTCGTTGCGTACTGTCAGAATACGACTGTGCAGGTGAATCTGAGCAATGAAGGTGATAGCGGCGCGTACGATCTTTATTTGCGGATGGTCGGACTCCCGAGTCAATACGTTTCGAACCCGAACGCGACCTTTTATACGAGCAATAACACCTTTTACATCGGTGATCTCCCGCCCAATAGCAGCTTTAACCTCACCTTCGATTTCGGTATGCGTTACGGTGAGTGCACCGATCCCGGGAGCGGAACGGTCGCCATCTTCCCCACGTACTATGATGAGTGTGGGAACTTCTGGGCGCCACCGGTCAATCTCTTCCGCTACGCGTTCAATGCGAGCTCGAGACCGATCTTAACCGCGACGAAGATCGCGGACCGAGCCGCGCTCTACTTCGGCGAGGAGGTAAACTTTACGGTGAGCGCCACGTATGCCCGCGGTGGTTGTCCCGAGAATTCTATCCTGGTGAATATCACCGATCGCTACCACGAGAAGTTGGCAATCGTTGATGCTGGGAATGGCACGGTCGATGCAACCAACCATACGATCACGTGGCTCAATGTCCAGCTGAATGACAGCGTTCCCTGGTTCACCACCCTGCGGTTCAGCGCGAACGTTAGCTGTGGTTGCGGTCAAACGCTGGCCAACTCGCTGGACGTCATTGCGGGCACGGATTGCTGCAACTGCCCGCTCAATGCGAGTGCCGCTGATTCTGTGATTGTGGAATGTTATAATGCAACGCTCTTCACGAGCAGTAAAACCGCAACCCCGTCACCGCAGGAGGTGTGCCGCAACATTACCTACACTACCACCTACGTCTTCGCGCACCAGCTCAACTGGAGTGATCTCAGGTTCATGGAAGCGGGAAACAATAGTCAGACGTTCCCCGATGGTACCTTCAGTGGTACTGCCTACTTTGTGGTGAATAGCACCTGCAACGAATCACAAACCATCACGTTGGGCCAGTGGCAGAACCTGAGCTTTTTGAGTAACTGCTCTAACAGCATCTCTCCCGGTACGACCCTTGAAGTAAAGTACACCTTGAAGCAGAATGATGACGGGACCTTCCCTGACTGGTCGTATCTTAACATTTCAGGCTATCCTAACACCGATTGCCCTGATCCCGGCATTTATCGCGAGGCGGTGTTTGTCTCCGTCGACCGGCCTGCTCTGTCCATCGCAGTTGACATCGCCGACTGGATCACTGTCTGTGAGGAGTACAATGTGACGATAACCGCCACGAAATCTGGCGTGTACCCCGTGTACAACGTCACTATCTACTACAACGATTCGCTGTACCGCTATATTGAGAACACGACGATCATGAGCGGGTTCACGAATGAACAGAACGTGAGTATCAACTCATTCGAGCCGATGCGGAATGGTGTCATCCTGAGCTGGTACCTGGGCAATCTATCCGCGGGCGGCACGATCCAGTTCAGAGCGTTGAAAAATTGCAGCCTGGCATCCACCGCGATGGCGTGGTTAGATTATCAGGATAACTGCGATCTCAGCTTAGGGGACGTGCGGCACGCGGATGACAGAGACGCTCCGCTTATCATCACGAAGGGCGACATCATCATCTTGAAGACGCCGAAGGTGGTCTTCGCGAAGACAAAGAACGTCTCCTGGAATATTTACGTCACGAATAAGGGTAACGGAACGGCGAAGAATGTCACGGTCGTGGATGTGCTTGATCCTGACCTCCGGTATGTGAGTTCGAGCATCGGCGGAACGCCAGCAACGCCGCTGGTCACGACTAACAACACGACGATAACATGGGACCTGGGCGATGTTGATCCCAACATCAAAGTGACCATCGGATTGAATGCGACCTTTGCGGGCTGTGAATGGTTGAACAATACCGTCAATGCAAGCTGGGGCTGCTGCAACGAGTCCTGTCAGGCAGTCGCCGATTATTCACGCGTGGAGATCCTCGAGGGCAATGCGGTCTTTGTACGGCACGATGCGGAGCTGATCGATGAGTGTGGCGGTGAGGCGAATTTCACCATCATTGCCCGAAACGTTGGCGAGTCGTACGTGTACGACGTAATGCTTCTCGAAACGCTTCCAAATTGCCTCGAGTTCGTGCTCGATACCAATACCTCATCACCGAATGCGACCTCGTTTGCCTATGATGTGGTAAACAAGACGCTCGGCTGGTATTACAACGAATTGGCGCCCGGGACGACGATCAGGTTTGATTTTAAGGCGGTGATCAACCAGAGCTGCGTCTGCAATGAGAGCTTTGGCGTGGCGGTCGCGAAGATCAACTATACGATACCGTGTGGCGATTTTGGCCAGGAGGATGTGAAGCCCTTCGAGCCCGTGAAAGCGGAACCGCAGCTGAGCATCACGAAGACGCCCGCGTTCACCATCGCGGGGAACAGCAGCTACGTCAACTGGACCATTACGGTTACGAGCACGGGCAATTACGAGGCAAAGAATATCACGCTCGAGGATGTGCTGCCGAGTAATACCGTCTTTGTCTCCGCGAGCCCGGCGGTGAATACCGGCAATGGGTCACCAAGCAGTCCGCTTATCTGGACACTGGCGAATCTATCCACCGGGAGCTCAACCGTGATCAACGTTTCTGCACAGGTAACGGGCTGCGCGGATGATACCGAGAACACCGCGACCGTGTACTGGGGCTGCTGCGTACCGAAGAAGAACGTTTCGGCTTCCGCAGCGGTACGAACACAGCCCGTCTTGAGCTTAGACTGGAGCAAACAGCTTGGGACCTGCGGCGGTAACATTACGCTCACGATCAGGAACGAGGGCTCGACCGCAACTATCACGAATATCACCGAGCACCTTCCCGCAGGCTATCGGTACCTTAACAATACCGCAACCATCACGAGCAGCAATGTCAGCCGCGCATTCACCAATGCTGAGCCGTTCGTCAACGCCACGTATCTCATCTGGAATAGCACGAACATCGACTTCATCTATCCCAGCGAAACGATCACCATCTTCTTCAAAGTGGAGAACGAACTCTGTGAATATCTTTATTGCAGACCCATATCACCAACCACCGAAACGTTTATCGTCAACTATACCGATTCCTGCACTATTCCGCTCGGCATGAATGAAACCTGGGCGGTCAACCCAATCATCATCACCCTGAATGTCACCAAGGAACCGGAAACGCAGACAGTAGGTAATGCCACCTGGTGGATCAATATCAGCAGCACCAACGGTAAAGCGGAAAATGTGACGGTCACAGATATACTCGGCACCGCATTTATGAATATTCAGGCGTACTATCAGAACGGTACTGGAGATACTACTGCCGGGATCGATGAGACGAATAAGACTGTTACGTGGACGGGGCAAACCGTTCCCGAAGGAACGGATACGTGGGTGAGACGACTCAGAGCAACCGTTGCGCCAACGGGAACGCTGGCGAATAACGTCACGGTTGACGGACACTGCCTCTGCGGCTGTATCTACAGCACGACCAGTCGAGCGGTGTACGCCTCCCGGCTCAACTTCACCAAGAAGCCGGACGACACGCTCACGATCGGCGAATACGCGAACTTCACGATCACCGCGGAATACTGGGGCCCTGAAGAGTACAAGAATGTCACCATACGTGATTCGCTGCCTATCAATCTCACGTATATCAGCTCGAACATCACCGATGAGGGCAAGAACTCTTATAATGCGAACCTCTCATTCGATAATCAGACCGGGATCACAGGCCTTGTCTGGTACCTCGGCAACTTCACGGGCCCGAAGGTCTTCACCATCACTCTGACCACGATCGTGGCAGATTATCTTGGTAACCAGAACGGCACGCTGATCTGGAATTGGGCACAATCGGTCCATCAGAATGAGAATGGCTCACTCTTCGAGACGAGCGACAGCGCGTGGATCCTGGTGGTCGAGCCGGATTTGCAGATCGCTAAGGTGACGAACGTAACCGCGCCCGTTCAAGCGGGCGATTACGTTAACTACACGATCACCGTGAACCATACCGCAGCCAGTGCGGTGGACGCGTACGACGTCTGGATCAACGACACGATCCCCTCCGGGTTAAGTTACGTCTCCAATACGTCGGCACCACCTGCGAATATAGCGCAGCACACGGGGCAGCAGGTTTCATGGTTCTATCAGACGATCGCGCGAGGAGCCACGGTCGTAATCAATTACACGGTGCAGGTGGATGCTGACGTCGTGGCCACGCAGCCCTTGGTTAATAGAGCCAATCTCTCCTGGACGAGCACGAACGGCACGAATCCCTATGAGCGGTTCGGGAACTGGACGGATCTCGACGATTATAACCGCACCATCACCGCGCCACTTACCGTGAGCAACAGAACGGCGATCAGTAAATGGCCGGATTATCCCAGGAACTACACAATTGGCGAAGAGATCAACTTTACCATCTTCGTGGATCTTGACCGGGCAGTCTATCGGAATGTCTCGATCCGGGACCACTATCTCAGCAATCTCACGTACAACCACAGCAGTTTCCAGCTCATTGCGAACAACGCAAGTTTCAATTACTTAGTGACAAAAATTAACAGTACCGTGGATCAGGTAACCTGGAATCTTGGTGACGTGAATAACTCTGATAATAAGGATATCACTATTACTTTTAATTTAACCGTTACCAATCATATAGAAACCCAGGATGGCGACAACTTTACTAATTGGGTATGGTTCAGATACAGCAATTACACGAACGTTACTCAGCCGGAAATTGGTGATTCTTCTGGTCTCATTACGATTAAAGAGCCTGATCTCCAGA is part of the Methanomicrobia archaeon genome and harbors:
- a CDS encoding DUF11 domain-containing protein; this encodes MIEIVLNTYVTLPSSMITNKRVLMGMVGVLCLLLVMVSLVQPQETSLITIGVPTEVNQCEPYPYNVTITAEAKYPLNLTVTIPNGFIYNANSSQVNFSGSMQNIEPTQTANGTNLTWDFSNLASGVNVTHVSFNLTPGCGAESGRRLRALVYYNNSKTDSVNSASILVNEPFVTITINPEVADAHLNDTITYEIIVKNTGFSPAYNVSLNLTLTNLTLVNISTNSTSWSYALLNVSETRTETVNVTVAACDNQFMNVNMSRSCLGVVCQSSFAKGSIRFIPRIPFVKIIPQNVLVAYCQNTTVQVNLSNEGDSGAYDLYLRMVGLPSQYVSNPNATFYTSNNTFYIGDLPPNSSFNLTFDFGMRYGECTDPGSGTVAIFPTYYDECGNFWAPPVNLFRYAFNASSRPILTATKIADRAALYFGEEVNFTVSATYARGGCPENSILVNITDRYHEKLAIVDAGNGTVDATNHTITWLNVQLNDSVPWFTTLRFSANVSCGCGQTLANSLDVIAGTDCCNCPLNASAADSVIVECYNATLFTSSKTATPSPQEVCRNITYTTTYVFAHQLNWSDLRFMEAGNNSQTFPDGTFSGTAYFVVNSTCNESQTITLGQWQNLSFLSNCSNSISPGTTLEVKYTLKQNDDGTFPDWSYLNISGYPNTDCPDPGIYREAVFVSVDRPALSIAVDIADWITVCEEYNVTITATKSGVYPVYNVTIYYNDSLYRYIENTTIMSGFTNEQNVSINSFEPMRNGVILSWYLGNLSAGGTIQFRALKNCSLASTAMAWLDYQDNCDLSLGDVRHADDRDAPLIITKGDIIILKTPKVVFAKTKNVSWNIYVTNKGNGTAKNVTVVDVLDPDLRYVSSSIGGTPATPLVTTNNTTITWDLGDVDPNIKVTIGLNATFAGCEWLNNTVNASWGCCNESCQAVADYSRVEILEGNAVFVRHDAELIDECGGEANFTIIARNVGESYVYDVMLLETLPNCLEFVLDTNTSSPNATSFAYDVVNKTLGWYYNELAPGTTIRFDFKAVINQSCVCNESFGVAVAKINYTIPCGDFGQEDVKPFEPVKAEPQLSITKTPAFTIAGNSSYVNWTITVTSTGNYEAKNITLEDVLPSNTVFVSASPAVNTGNGSPSSPLIWTLANLSTGSSTVINVSAQVTGCADDTENTATVYWGCCVPKKNVSASAAVRTQPVLSLDWSKQLGTCGGNITLTIRNEGSTATITNITEHLPAGYRYLNNTATITSSNVSRAFTNAEPFVNATYLIWNSTNIDFIYPSETITIFFKVENELCEYLYCRPISPTTETFIVNYTDSCTIPLGMNETWAVNPIIITLNVTKEPETQTVGNATWWINISSTNGKAENVTVTDILGTAFMNIQAYYQNGTGDTTAGIDETNKTVTWTGQTVPEGTDTWVRRLRATVAPTGTLANNVTVDGHCLCGCIYSTTSRAVYASRLNFTKKPDDTLTIGEYANFTITAEYWGPEEYKNVTIRDSLPINLTYISSNITDEGKNSYNANLSFDNQTGITGLVWYLGNFTGPKVFTITLTTIVADYLGNQNGTLIWNWAQSVHQNENGSLFETSDSAWILVVEPDLQIAKVTNVTAPVQAGDYVNYTITVNHTAASAVDAYDVWINDTIPSGLSYVSNTSAPPANIAQHTGQQVSWFYQTIARGATVVINYTVQVDADVVATQPLVNRANLSWTSTNGTNPYERFGNWTDLDDYNRTITAPLTVSNRTAISKWPDYPRNYTIGEEINFTIFVDLDRAVYRNVSIRDHYLSNLTYNHSSFQLIANNASFNYLVTKINSTVDQVTWNLGDVNNSDNKDITITFNLTVTNHIETQDGDNFTNWVWFRYSNYTNVTQPEIGDSSGLITIKEPDLQIKKVHNITDTVEYCDNITYTIVVNHTASSHWPAYDVWINETIPNGLTYLSNYSVPSADTFNRDGQRVAWYYQEIPLGASVLINYTVHVASNVQMNQSLLNRVNLTWTSTNGTNPNERFGNWTDLDDYNRTDEAPVRVNDTVTIAKTPDYDRNAT